From the Priestia aryabhattai genome, one window contains:
- the cotJC gene encoding spore coat protein CotJC — MWVYEKKLQYPVKVSTCNPTLAKYLMEQYGGADGELAAALRYLNQRYTIPDKVVGLLNDIGTEEFAHLEMIATMIYKLTKDATPEQLKAAGLAEHYVNHDSALYYNNAAGVPFTATYIQAKGDPIADLYEDIAAEEKARATYQWLIDISDDPDLNDSLRFLREREIVHSQRFREAVEILKDDRDRKKIF, encoded by the coding sequence ATGTGGGTGTATGAGAAAAAGTTGCAGTATCCAGTTAAAGTGAGTACGTGTAATCCAACGCTTGCCAAATATTTAATGGAACAGTACGGAGGAGCTGACGGAGAGCTTGCAGCAGCGTTGCGTTATTTGAATCAGCGCTATACGATTCCGGATAAAGTTGTTGGATTACTAAACGATATTGGTACAGAAGAGTTTGCTCATCTTGAAATGATTGCTACGATGATTTATAAGCTAACAAAAGATGCAACGCCGGAGCAGCTGAAGGCAGCTGGATTAGCAGAGCACTATGTGAACCATGATAGTGCACTTTATTACAATAACGCTGCTGGCGTTCCGTTTACAGCTACTTATATACAGGCAAAAGGAGATCCGATTGCAGATCTTTATGAAGACATAGCTGCAGAAGAAAAAGCAAGAGCTACATATCAATGGTTAATTGATATATCAGATGATCCTGATCTGAACGACAGCTTAAGATTTTTACGAGAAAGAGAGATTGTTCACTCACAGCGGTTCCGTGAGGCGGTTGAGATTTTAAAAGATGACAGAGACAGGAAGAAAATCTTTTAA
- a CDS encoding transporter encodes MDINYMDFYSYPARFPGPLLPPGPPRPPGGLPTPNPQQAPTSPPPAFIPAQQTATPFAVDPGAISLCLFRDTFIWLRNGSSFWYFPIFVGPRSVAGFRWNGRFWTIFGVDTRQIVSFTCF; translated from the coding sequence ATGGACATTAATTACATGGATTTTTATTCTTACCCAGCAAGATTTCCTGGACCTCTACTCCCGCCCGGTCCACCTAGACCACCAGGTGGTTTACCTACACCTAACCCGCAACAAGCCCCAACTTCTCCTCCACCAGCATTTATTCCAGCTCAACAAACGGCAACTCCATTTGCTGTTGACCCAGGAGCAATTTCTCTATGTCTATTCCGCGATACGTTCATATGGCTTAGAAACGGCTCTAGCTTCTGGTATTTTCCTATTTTTGTAGGCCCGCGATCGGTTGCAGGATTTAGATGGAACGGACGTTTTTGGACCATTTTTGGCGTGGATACACGACAAATTGTTTCGTTTACATGTTTTTAA
- a CDS encoding spore coat protein CotJB produces MKKLPPEYYQDLEEIQAIDFALVELTLYLDTHSDDQQAMQQFNEYAQQAMQLKRNFETKYGPLQQYGNSYTDGKWSWGTSPWPWQI; encoded by the coding sequence ATGAAAAAACTACCTCCAGAGTACTATCAGGATTTAGAAGAAATACAGGCAATTGATTTTGCGCTAGTAGAATTAACGCTGTATTTAGATACTCATTCAGATGACCAGCAGGCTATGCAGCAGTTTAATGAATACGCGCAGCAGGCTATGCAGTTAAAAAGAAACTTCGAGACAAAGTACGGGCCGCTTCAGCAGTACGGAAACAGTTATACCGACGGGAAATGGAGCTGGGGAACAAGCCCTTGGCCATGGCAAATATAA
- a CDS encoding nuclear transport factor 2 family protein, which yields MNQARVIEYEEMLRSAMLSSNVELLEELLSDELIFVNHLGQWLSKEEDINAHRSKSLDIEGIEVLEQEIKLFQDLAVTVTKVALNGSLATGEAIGGEYCYTRVWKNVEGTLKVVSGHCSSSV from the coding sequence ATGAATCAAGCAAGAGTTATAGAATATGAAGAAATGCTTCGTTCAGCCATGCTTTCTAGTAACGTAGAGCTGTTAGAAGAATTGCTTTCAGATGAGCTTATTTTTGTGAATCACCTTGGGCAATGGTTGTCAAAAGAGGAAGATATAAATGCTCATCGTTCAAAAAGTCTTGATATAGAGGGCATCGAAGTTTTAGAACAAGAAATTAAACTGTTTCAAGACCTTGCCGTTACAGTTACAAAAGTAGCGTTAAATGGGTCGCTGGCAACCGGTGAAGCCATTGGAGGAGAATACTGCTATACACGAGTTTGGAAAAATGTTGAAGGAACATTAAAGGTTGTTTCTGGACACTGCAGTTCTAGCGTATAA
- a CDS encoding cell wall hydrolase, whose product MPRVNYRDSDVALMARMMRAEAEGEGKQGMLYVGNVIVNRLKANCLDFKNLRSVPQVIYQVQGGNYSFEAVQKGNVFYQRARGVEKRLAKKNLDYWREHPGKYALWYFNPSAPCPPSWYGQPASGQYKNHCYYEPKPGTCASVYNG is encoded by the coding sequence ATGCCAAGAGTAAATTATCGAGATTCAGACGTTGCTTTAATGGCAAGGATGATGAGAGCAGAAGCTGAAGGCGAAGGAAAACAAGGGATGCTGTATGTTGGAAATGTCATTGTAAATCGTCTTAAAGCAAACTGTTTAGATTTCAAAAATTTAAGATCAGTTCCGCAAGTTATTTATCAAGTGCAGGGAGGCAACTATTCGTTTGAAGCTGTTCAAAAAGGAAACGTATTTTATCAAAGAGCAAGAGGTGTTGAAAAAAGGTTAGCCAAAAAGAATTTGGATTATTGGAGAGAGCACCCGGGGAAATATGCCTTGTGGTACTTTAATCCATCCGCTCCATGCCCTCCAAGCTGGTACGGTCAACCGGCTTCTGGTCAATACAAAAATCACTGTTACTATGAGCCAAAACCCGGAACATGCGCTAGCGTTTATAACGGGTAG
- a CDS encoding spore coat associated protein CotJA, which yields MDNNPKKTFTPVKVYQPFHSIYDPCRPIGVKYYSTPPQLYMGFQPPNMQQFSPKEALIKGTLWPAFWDYYENPYKDKKRDEE from the coding sequence ATGGATAACAATCCAAAAAAGACGTTTACACCGGTTAAAGTATATCAACCTTTCCATAGTATCTATGATCCTTGCCGACCAATAGGAGTTAAATATTATTCTACACCGCCTCAATTATACATGGGATTTCAGCCGCCTAATATGCAGCAGTTTTCGCCTAAAGAAGCGTTAATAAAGGGAACGCTGTGGCCGGCTTTTTGGGACTACTATGAAAATCCATACAAAGATAAGAAGAGGGATGAAGAATGA
- a CDS encoding LacI family DNA-binding transcriptional regulator, translated as MTTIADIARLAGVAKSTVSRYLNGGSVSDATKRKIEGIIKETNYSPNAFAQSLKAKKTNIIGVIVPRMGSFATSRTLDGIDQELRDHHYQMIVSNSNQDLEREIENIYTLAKQKVAGIILLAVQITKAHLEAFRTISIPVLLIGQQHEEVHSLIHQDYEAACDIGRYIGEKGHKKIAFLGVTEKDIAVGVKRKEGLKQGLKDSDCEIRCYQTSFNMSDAIGAATAVIKEFNPSIIVCATDNIALGTLKAAYLNGQRVPEDVSITGFGGYEITGVIHPSLTTVNYYYKEAGQMGAQRIIKLVNGEQVEKLTLSNYELIERESVDHRFT; from the coding sequence ATGACAACTATTGCAGATATCGCTCGGCTTGCAGGAGTAGCAAAAAGCACTGTATCCCGCTACCTTAACGGAGGGTCTGTGAGCGATGCGACGAAACGAAAAATCGAAGGGATTATTAAAGAAACAAACTATAGCCCAAATGCTTTTGCTCAAAGCTTAAAAGCAAAAAAAACAAATATCATCGGTGTAATTGTTCCGCGCATGGGTTCTTTTGCGACTTCCCGCACATTAGATGGTATTGACCAAGAACTTAGAGACCACCACTATCAAATGATTGTTTCAAATTCTAATCAAGATTTAGAAAGAGAAATCGAAAATATCTATACGCTGGCTAAGCAGAAGGTAGCTGGTATTATCCTGCTTGCCGTTCAAATCACAAAAGCTCATTTAGAAGCGTTCCGCACAATTTCAATTCCTGTTTTGCTAATTGGACAGCAGCATGAAGAAGTCCACAGTTTAATTCACCAAGACTACGAGGCTGCATGTGACATTGGTAGGTACATAGGGGAAAAAGGGCATAAAAAAATCGCTTTTTTAGGCGTAACAGAAAAAGACATAGCTGTAGGTGTAAAGAGAAAAGAAGGCTTAAAGCAAGGTCTTAAAGACAGTGATTGTGAAATCCGCTGTTATCAAACAAGCTTTAACATGAGCGATGCAATCGGAGCGGCTACGGCTGTGATAAAAGAATTTAATCCGTCCATTATTGTATGTGCGACCGATAACATTGCGCTCGGCACGTTAAAGGCAGCTTATTTGAACGGGCAGCGCGTTCCTGAAGATGTATCGATTACCGGCTTTGGAGGCTATGAAATTACAGGGGTGATTCATCCAAGCTTAACGACTGTGAACTATTACTATAAAGAAGCGGGACAAATGGGAGCGCAGCGAATCATTAAGCTAGTCAACGGAGAACAAGTTGAGAAACTTACGCTTTCTAACTATGAATTGATTGAAAGAGAAAGCGTGGACCATCGCTTTACATAA
- a CDS encoding helix-turn-helix transcriptional regulator encodes MAKSRRLVDMLMFINTKRTFTAKELAEEFGLSVRTVQRYLLDLSELGLPLYGEKGRSGGYKVLKNRILPPILFTEEEAISIFFAYQALQYYHDLPFDAEIHAALQKFYVYLSEETKKKVDKMSAYIAFWNPERNLDTPYLKELLEASLAGKYIEFLYDSKTGQTRKQVKPLGIYAHNGLWYCPAYSYDKQKVLLFRADRIHSLKILEKDENMSLTLKKWLETEPVNTQPISLKVTLTHEGVRQCKGVPWLENHVRITHDGGGYIDTITDGNELNYMASFFYTLGAHALIEEPMELIEKLCYHAEETLRRYKKEVKT; translated from the coding sequence ATGGCTAAGTCTAGACGACTGGTTGATATGCTCATGTTTATTAATACAAAAAGAACGTTTACGGCAAAAGAACTAGCAGAGGAATTTGGTCTTTCCGTGCGGACCGTTCAGCGCTATTTGCTGGACTTAAGTGAATTAGGGCTGCCTCTGTACGGTGAAAAAGGACGGAGTGGCGGATACAAAGTGTTAAAAAATCGTATTCTCCCTCCTATTTTATTTACGGAAGAAGAAGCCATTTCTATCTTTTTTGCTTATCAAGCCCTGCAGTATTATCATGACCTTCCATTTGATGCAGAAATTCATGCGGCTCTTCAAAAATTTTATGTATACTTGTCTGAAGAAACAAAGAAGAAAGTAGATAAAATGAGTGCTTATATTGCGTTTTGGAATCCTGAAAGAAATCTAGACACCCCTTATTTAAAAGAGCTGTTAGAAGCGAGCCTTGCAGGAAAATATATTGAATTTCTTTATGATTCAAAGACGGGTCAAACAAGAAAACAAGTCAAGCCTCTTGGCATTTATGCTCATAACGGTTTGTGGTACTGCCCCGCTTATTCCTACGATAAACAAAAAGTGTTATTGTTTCGAGCGGATCGTATTCACTCGTTAAAAATTTTAGAAAAAGACGAAAATATGTCTCTTACGTTAAAGAAATGGCTTGAAACAGAACCCGTAAATACACAGCCTATTTCGTTAAAAGTAACCTTGACGCACGAAGGCGTTCGTCAGTGTAAAGGAGTTCCGTGGCTTGAAAATCATGTGAGGATAACGCATGATGGCGGTGGCTATATTGATACGATAACTGATGGAAATGAACTAAACTACATGGCTTCTTTCTTCTATACCCTAGGTGCTCATGCTCTTATTGAAGAACCTATGGAACTAATTGAAAAGCTCTGCTATCACGCAGAAGAAACGCTAAGGCGCTATAAAAAAGAGGTTAAGACATAA
- a CDS encoding nuclear transport factor 2 family protein — protein sequence MENLNRYFDLFDQSRTSEQAFEELVSLFSDDIVFVLNGHEKQGIENWKLFVKMVFKENADIKHMFEGWKAVEGTAMFETPWAVCGKRASGSVFTQTGKDIAKLDDNGKISYLENVPDDTNMFDTYKN from the coding sequence ATGGAAAACTTAAATAGATATTTTGATTTATTCGATCAATCACGTACAAGCGAACAAGCATTTGAAGAATTAGTCAGCCTTTTTTCAGACGATATCGTATTTGTCTTAAACGGCCACGAAAAGCAAGGCATTGAAAACTGGAAGCTGTTTGTGAAAATGGTTTTTAAAGAAAATGCTGATATTAAGCATATGTTCGAAGGCTGGAAAGCAGTTGAAGGTACAGCTATGTTTGAAACGCCTTGGGCAGTATGCGGAAAACGTGCATCTGGCAGCGTATTTACTCAAACGGGAAAAGATATTGCTAAGCTAGACGACAACGGAAAAATTAGCTATTTAGAAAATGTACCTGACGATACAAACATGTTTGATACGTATAAAAACTAA
- a CDS encoding SPL family radical SAM protein, which translates to MNERDVVSRSILTKATGFLASGYTHSLNPYAGCAFSCKFCYVRELPIQRFKEMEWGTWLELKVNAAEVYQKEIQKLRIKKQPVRIFMSSATDPYQPVERKAGITRALLEMMLDHPPDFLLIQTRSPLVTRDIDLLLELQKVCDLRVSMTVETDREDVKQIFSPYAPGIKLRMDALKQVKESGISTQVTIAPMLPFTPEFPEKIKGMMDRICIDTLYLGDGSLGKTSKRLGMPELFEQHGFLDWYDKDIHIKAIRYFEKFYPSSMIYLSQEGFAP; encoded by the coding sequence ATGAATGAAAGAGACGTAGTTTCGAGAAGTATTTTAACAAAAGCAACCGGCTTTTTGGCATCGGGTTATACTCATAGTTTAAATCCGTATGCCGGATGCGCATTTTCCTGCAAATTTTGCTACGTGCGAGAGCTGCCGATTCAGCGTTTTAAAGAGATGGAGTGGGGGACATGGCTGGAGCTAAAAGTCAACGCAGCTGAAGTCTACCAAAAAGAAATACAAAAACTTCGAATAAAAAAGCAGCCGGTGCGCATCTTTATGTCTTCAGCGACAGATCCATATCAGCCGGTTGAGCGAAAAGCAGGCATCACCCGCGCCCTTTTAGAAATGATGCTCGATCATCCGCCTGATTTTTTATTGATTCAAACAAGGTCGCCGCTTGTGACAAGGGATATTGATTTGCTTTTAGAACTTCAAAAAGTATGTGATCTTCGCGTATCAATGACTGTTGAAACAGACCGAGAAGATGTAAAACAGATTTTTTCTCCTTATGCTCCGGGGATAAAACTTCGTATGGACGCGTTAAAACAAGTAAAAGAAAGCGGAATTTCAACGCAAGTAACGATTGCTCCTATGCTTCCTTTCACGCCTGAATTTCCTGAAAAAATAAAAGGAATGATGGACCGGATTTGCATTGACACGTTGTACTTAGGAGACGGTTCCTTAGGTAAAACGTCTAAAAGGCTAGGGATGCCGGAACTATTTGAGCAGCACGGTTTCCTAGACTGGTATGACAAAGACATTCATATCAAAGCCATTCGTTATTTTGAAAAATTTTATCCTTCTTCAATGATTTATCTTTCTCAAGAGGGATTTGCCCCGTGA
- a CDS encoding bifunctional cytochrome P450/NADPH--P450 reductase, protein MTIKEMPQPKTFGDLKNLPLLNTDKPIQALMNISKELGEIFKFEAPGRVTRYLSSQRLVKEACDESRFDKNLSQALKFVRDFAGDGLFTSWTHEKNWKKAHNILLPSFSQQAMKGYHAMMVDIAVQLVQKWERLNADEHIEVPEDMTRLTLDTIGLCGFNYRFNSFYRDQPHPFITSMVRALDEAMNKLQRANPDDPAYDENNRQFQEDIKVMNDLVDKIIADRKASGEQSDDLLTHMLNGKDPETGEPLDDENIRYQIITFLIAGHETTSGLLSFALYFLVKNPHVLQKAAEEAERVLVDPVPSYKQVKQLKYVGMVLNEALRLWPTAPAFSLYAKEDTLLGGEYPLEKGDELMVLIPQLHRDKTIWGEDVEEFHPERFENPSAIPQHAFKPFGNGQRACIGQQFALHEATLVLGMMLKHFDFEDHTNYELDIKETLTLKPEGFVVKAKSKQIPLGGIPSPSREQSAKKERKTVENAHNTPLLVLYGSNMGTAEGTARDLADIAMSKGFAPQVATLDSHAGNLPSEGAVLIVTASYNGHPPDNAKQFVDWLDQASADEVKGVRYSVFGCGDKNWATTYQKVPAFIDETLAAKGAENIAERGEADASDDFEGTYEEWREHMWSDLAAYFNLDIENSEDHASTLSLQFVDSAEDMPLAKMHGAFSANVVGSKELQQPGSARSTRHLEIELPKEVSYQEGDHLGVIPRNYEGIVSRVTTRFGLDLSQQIRLEAEEEKLAHLPLGKTVSVEELLQYVELQDPVTRTQLRAMAAKTVCPPHKVELEALLEKQAYKEQVLTKRLTMLELLEKYPACEMEFSEFIALLPSIRPRYYSISSSPRVDEKQASITVSVVSGEAWSGYGEYKGIASNYLAELQEGDTITCFISTPQSGFTLPKDPATPLIMVGPGTGVAPFRGFVQARKQLKEQGELLGEAHLYFGCRSPHEDYLYQEELENAQNEGIITLHTAFSRVPNQPKTYVQHVMEQDGKKLIELLDQGAHFYICGDGSQMAPDVEATLIKSYAEVHEVSEADARLWLQQLEEKSRYAKDVWAG, encoded by the coding sequence ATGACAATTAAAGAAATGCCTCAGCCAAAAACTTTTGGGGATCTTAAAAACTTACCGTTATTAAACACAGATAAACCGATTCAAGCGCTCATGAATATTTCAAAAGAGCTCGGAGAAATTTTTAAGTTTGAAGCACCTGGCCGCGTGACGCGCTACTTATCGAGTCAGCGTCTAGTCAAAGAAGCATGCGATGAATCCCGCTTCGATAAAAACTTAAGTCAAGCGCTTAAATTTGTGCGTGATTTTGCAGGAGACGGTTTATTTACAAGCTGGACGCACGAAAAAAACTGGAAAAAAGCCCATAATATCTTGCTTCCAAGCTTCAGTCAGCAAGCAATGAAAGGCTATCATGCGATGATGGTAGATATCGCCGTGCAGCTTGTTCAAAAGTGGGAGCGTCTAAATGCAGATGAGCATATTGAAGTACCAGAAGATATGACGCGCTTAACGCTTGATACAATCGGTCTTTGCGGTTTCAATTATCGCTTTAACAGCTTTTATCGAGATCAGCCTCATCCGTTTATTACAAGTATGGTCCGTGCACTAGATGAAGCGATGAATAAGCTGCAGCGAGCAAATCCAGATGACCCAGCTTATGATGAAAATAATCGCCAGTTTCAAGAAGACATTAAGGTGATGAACGATCTAGTAGATAAAATTATCGCAGATCGCAAAGCAAGCGGTGAACAAAGCGATGATTTATTAACACATATGCTAAATGGAAAAGACCCAGAAACAGGTGAACCGCTTGATGACGAGAATATTCGCTATCAAATTATTACTTTCTTAATTGCCGGACATGAAACAACAAGCGGTCTTTTATCATTTGCGCTGTATTTCTTAGTCAAAAATCCACACGTCTTACAAAAAGCAGCAGAAGAAGCAGAACGAGTTCTTGTAGATCCCGTTCCAAGCTACAAACAAGTAAAGCAGCTCAAATATGTTGGGATGGTCTTGAACGAAGCGCTGCGCTTATGGCCAACGGCTCCTGCGTTCTCTCTATATGCAAAAGAGGATACGCTGCTTGGAGGAGAATATCCTTTAGAAAAAGGTGATGAACTGATGGTCCTTATTCCTCAGCTTCATCGTGATAAAACAATTTGGGGAGAAGATGTGGAAGAGTTCCACCCAGAGCGTTTTGAAAATCCAAGCGCGATTCCGCAGCATGCGTTCAAACCGTTTGGAAACGGTCAGCGAGCGTGTATTGGTCAGCAGTTCGCTCTTCATGAAGCAACGCTTGTACTTGGTATGATGCTAAAACACTTTGATTTTGAAGATCATACAAACTACGAGCTAGATATTAAAGAAACCTTAACGTTAAAACCTGAAGGATTTGTTGTAAAAGCAAAATCGAAACAAATTCCGCTTGGCGGCATTCCTTCACCAAGCCGAGAGCAGTCAGCTAAAAAAGAGCGCAAAACCGTAGAAAACGCTCATAATACGCCGCTGCTTGTGCTATACGGTTCGAACATGGGAACGGCTGAAGGAACGGCGCGTGATTTAGCGGATATTGCGATGAGCAAAGGCTTTGCACCGCAAGTCGCAACGCTTGATTCCCACGCAGGAAATCTTCCGAGTGAAGGAGCTGTTTTAATTGTAACGGCTTCTTATAACGGACATCCACCTGACAACGCAAAACAATTTGTCGACTGGTTAGACCAAGCGTCTGCTGATGAAGTAAAAGGTGTTCGCTACTCCGTATTTGGATGCGGAGATAAAAACTGGGCTACAACGTATCAAAAAGTGCCTGCTTTTATCGATGAAACGCTTGCCGCTAAAGGGGCAGAAAACATAGCTGAACGCGGTGAAGCAGATGCAAGCGACGACTTTGAAGGAACCTATGAAGAATGGCGTGAACACATGTGGAGTGACTTAGCAGCCTACTTTAATCTCGACATTGAAAACAGTGAAGATCATGCGTCTACGCTTTCACTTCAATTTGTCGACAGCGCTGAGGACATGCCGCTTGCGAAAATGCACGGTGCGTTTTCAGCGAACGTTGTAGGAAGCAAAGAACTTCAACAACCAGGCAGTGCACGAAGCACGCGTCATCTTGAAATTGAACTTCCAAAAGAAGTTTCTTATCAAGAAGGAGATCATTTAGGCGTTATTCCACGCAACTATGAAGGAATAGTAAGTCGTGTAACAACAAGGTTCGGTCTAGATTTATCACAGCAAATCCGTCTGGAAGCAGAAGAAGAAAAATTAGCTCATTTACCACTCGGTAAAACAGTATCAGTAGAAGAGCTTCTACAATACGTGGAGCTTCAAGATCCTGTTACGCGCACGCAGCTTCGCGCAATGGCTGCTAAAACAGTCTGCCCGCCGCATAAAGTGGAGCTTGAAGCCTTGCTTGAAAAGCAAGCGTATAAAGAACAAGTGCTAACAAAACGCTTAACGATGCTTGAACTGCTTGAAAAATATCCGGCGTGTGAAATGGAGTTCAGCGAATTTATCGCACTTCTTCCAAGCATACGTCCGCGCTATTACTCAATTTCTTCATCACCGCGTGTCGATGAAAAACAAGCAAGCATCACGGTCAGCGTTGTTTCAGGAGAAGCGTGGAGCGGATATGGAGAGTACAAAGGAATTGCGTCGAACTATCTTGCCGAGCTGCAAGAAGGAGATACGATTACGTGCTTTATTTCCACACCGCAGTCAGGCTTTACGCTACCTAAAGACCCTGCAACACCACTTATCATGGTCGGACCGGGAACAGGCGTTGCGCCGTTTAGAGGCTTTGTGCAGGCTCGCAAGCAGCTAAAAGAACAGGGAGAGTTGCTTGGAGAAGCGCATTTATACTTTGGCTGCCGTTCCCCTCATGAAGACTATCTTTATCAAGAAGAGCTTGAAAACGCACAAAATGAAGGCATCATTACGCTTCATACCGCTTTTTCTCGCGTACCAAATCAGCCGAAAACATACGTTCAGCACGTTATGGAACAAGACGGTAAGAAATTGATTGAACTTCTTGATCAAGGAGCCCACTTCTATATTTGCGGAGACGGAAGCCAAATGGCACCTGACGTTGAAGCTACGCTTATTAAAAGCTACGCTGAAGTTCATGAAGTGAGTGAAGCAGACGCTCGCTTATGGCTGCAGCAGTTAGAAGAAAAGAGCCGATACGCAAAAGACGTGTGGGCTGGATAA
- a CDS encoding TetR/AcrR family transcriptional regulator codes for MESTPTKQKAIFSASLLLFAERGFDATTMPMIAENAKVGAGTIYRYFKNKESLVNELFQQHVNEFLQCIESGLANERDGYRDGFHHIFEGMVTFTKNHPRALGFIKTHSQGAFLTEKSRLAYQKLVEFVCTFFREGQKQGIIRNLPENALIAILFGSFMEVYEMIENDYLSLTEELLAGVEESLWAALSRQS; via the coding sequence GTGGAATCTACTCCAACAAAACAAAAAGCGATTTTTTCTGCTTCGCTTCTGCTGTTTGCAGAAAGAGGATTTGATGCAACAACGATGCCAATGATTGCAGAAAATGCCAAAGTAGGAGCAGGAACAATTTATCGCTACTTTAAAAATAAAGAAAGCCTTGTAAATGAATTATTTCAACAGCATGTAAATGAGTTTTTACAGTGCATTGAAAGCGGTCTGGCAAACGAAAGAGACGGATATCGAGATGGATTTCATCATATCTTTGAAGGGATGGTGACATTCACTAAAAATCATCCTCGCGCTCTTGGTTTTATCAAAACTCATAGCCAAGGAGCTTTTTTAACTGAAAAGAGCCGCTTAGCTTACCAAAAGCTAGTGGAATTTGTTTGCACGTTCTTTAGAGAAGGACAAAAGCAAGGCATTATTAGAAACCTTCCTGAAAATGCGCTAATTGCTATTTTATTTGGAAGTTTTATGGAAGTATACGAAATGATTGAAAATGACTATTTATCTTTAACTGAGGAACTTCTTGCCGGTGTAGAAGAGAGTCTGTGGGCAGCACTTAGCAGACAATCATGA
- a CDS encoding dihydrofolate reductase family protein, giving the protein MKKKIVVYIAASLDGYIARENGESDWLESVEGEGDNGYEAFYQTCDAVVMGKATYDHVLKLTSDFPYHDKKCYVFSRSAQGKNQYVEFVNESVTSFLNNVNQDNKKIWLVGGADILADFLKAERVDEFIISVIPVLLGAGIPLFKQGIPEMNLKLTHMKQYGQIAQLYYEKG; this is encoded by the coding sequence ATGAAGAAAAAAATCGTCGTATATATTGCCGCAAGCTTAGATGGGTATATTGCAAGAGAAAACGGAGAGAGTGACTGGCTAGAAAGCGTAGAAGGAGAGGGAGACAACGGCTATGAAGCGTTTTATCAAACGTGTGATGCGGTCGTTATGGGAAAGGCTACGTACGACCACGTGCTGAAGCTCACATCAGATTTTCCTTATCACGATAAAAAGTGCTACGTGTTTAGCCGCTCTGCTCAAGGAAAAAATCAATATGTAGAGTTTGTAAACGAAAGCGTGACGTCATTTCTCAACAACGTCAACCAAGACAATAAAAAAATATGGCTAGTAGGAGGCGCTGATATTCTCGCTGATTTCTTAAAAGCAGAGAGGGTGGATGAATTTATCATATCGGTCATTCCCGTTTTGCTTGGGGCTGGTATTCCGCTATTTAAACAAGGGATTCCAGAAATGAACTTGAAGCTAACTCATATGAAGCAGTACGGGCAAATTGCTCAGCTGTATTATGAAAAAGGATAA
- a CDS encoding RrF2 family transcriptional regulator produces MHMKTGVEQSVYAILLLTFLPEKAVLPGDVISTQLGGSPTYFQKLLRKLVSADLLASVPGSKGGFRLKKTPEEIRIYDVYVAIEGKQSLYSSSGIFHDMLNLKDKDICLLSDLMEEAESSWQSILKRQTIAMLTNEIHKKCPKENLDMLKATVEEKMVL; encoded by the coding sequence TTGCATATGAAAACAGGCGTTGAGCAATCGGTGTATGCCATTTTACTGCTTACGTTTTTACCTGAAAAAGCTGTGTTGCCAGGAGATGTCATCAGCACTCAGCTTGGAGGGTCGCCTACGTATTTTCAAAAGCTTCTTCGCAAGCTGGTTAGCGCTGATTTACTTGCTTCAGTTCCTGGGAGCAAAGGTGGATTTCGCTTAAAGAAAACACCGGAAGAAATCCGCATTTATGACGTATACGTAGCAATCGAAGGCAAGCAGTCTCTTTATTCATCAAGCGGTATTTTTCACGATATGCTTAACTTAAAAGACAAAGATATTTGCTTATTATCGGATTTAATGGAAGAAGCCGAATCTTCATGGCAGTCCATTTTAAAACGGCAAACTATTGCCATGCTCACAAATGAAATTCACAAAAAATGTCCGAAAGAAAACCTGGACATGCTAAAAGCAACAGTAGAAGAAAAAATGGTGCTGTAG